A window of Candidatus Methylomirabilota bacterium contains these coding sequences:
- a CDS encoding DUF2784 domain-containing protein, giving the protein MPLTVPYQLLADIILLVHFGVVVFVVGGLVVILVGNRLSWRWVNDRRFRLAHVAAIAFVVLQTWLGQLCPLTTLESWLRVQAGSPAYTKSFVEHWVQRLIFYEAPFWVFTLVYTIFGVLVLAAWWYCPPHHSHHNHRSD; this is encoded by the coding sequence ATACCCCTTACCGTGCCATACCAGCTTCTTGCTGATATCATCCTCCTCGTGCACTTCGGCGTTGTGGTATTCGTCGTCGGCGGGCTCGTAGTGATATTGGTCGGAAACCGGCTGTCCTGGCGGTGGGTTAATGATCGGCGGTTCAGACTGGCGCACGTGGCAGCTATCGCGTTTGTCGTCCTGCAGACGTGGCTGGGGCAGCTCTGCCCGCTTACAACGTTGGAATCCTGGCTGCGGGTCCAGGCCGGCTCACCCGCCTACACCAAGAGCTTTGTCGAGCATTGGGTCCAACGGCTCATCTTCTACGAGGCTCCCTTCTGGGTGTTCACGCTGGTGTACACTATATTCGGGGTGCTGGTTCTGGCCGCTTGGTGGTACTGTCCGCCGCACCACAGCCATCACAACCATCGCTCCGACTGA
- a CDS encoding VapC toxin family PIN domain ribonuclease gives MNVVDSSAWLEYFANGPNASVFAKPIEDAQWLVVPTLAIVEVLKRVLQQRTEGDALQVVAVMRQGIVIDLDTSIALRAAKLSVDHRLPMADSVILATARAYDATLWTQDADFKDLPGVQYRVQRS, from the coding sequence ATGAACGTCGTCGACTCGAGCGCCTGGCTTGAATACTTTGCCAACGGACCGAATGCGAGCGTCTTCGCGAAACCCATCGAGGACGCGCAGTGGCTCGTCGTCCCCACTTTGGCGATTGTCGAGGTATTGAAGCGGGTGTTGCAGCAGCGCACGGAAGGAGATGCTCTGCAGGTCGTTGCTGTCATGAGGCAAGGAATCGTGATCGACTTGGACACATCAATCGCGCTGCGGGCCGCGAAGCTGAGTGTAGACCACCGCCTGCCGATGGCAGATAGCGTGATTCTGGCGACGGCCCGCGCCTACGACGCGACGTTATGGACCCAGGATGCCGACTTCAAGGACCTGCCGGGGGTGCAGTACCGTGTCCAGCGATCGTAA
- a CDS encoding AbrB family transcriptional regulator, which yields MGQVTISPQFQVVIPKEIREKLGLEPGQKVEALMYDDRIELIPVRPTRQMRGFLKGIDTTVEREADRV from the coding sequence GTGGGACAAGTGACGATCTCGCCACAGTTCCAAGTGGTGATTCCAAAAGAAATACGCGAAAAGCTCGGACTTGAACCGGGGCAGAAGGTTGAGGCGTTGATGTACGACGACCGGATCGAGCTCATCCCCGTTCGGCCTACGCGTCAGATGCGGGGCTTTCTCAAGGGCATTGACACCACCGTGGAGCGTGAGGCCGATCGGGTATGA
- a CDS encoding cupin, translating into MRIHNLFTNTEPPYEGECFDTLLRHKNLVVERIVSSSIITPREYVQPQDEWVLLVKGEAALRVADESLTLTPGDHLFLPAGVPHTVERTSHGAIWLAIHLYPEHLATPDMTSHVETPGAHRRR; encoded by the coding sequence ATGCGAATTCACAACCTCTTTACCAACACAGAGCCTCCTTATGAGGGAGAGTGCTTCGATACGCTCCTCCGTCATAAGAACCTGGTCGTTGAGCGAATCGTCAGCTCTTCGATCATCACGCCCCGTGAGTACGTTCAGCCGCAAGATGAATGGGTACTCCTCGTCAAGGGTGAAGCCGCCCTTCGCGTCGCCGACGAGTCGCTCACACTCACACCCGGCGATCACCTGTTCCTGCCGGCCGGTGTCCCGCATACGGTGGAGCGTACCTCCCACGGCGCGATCTGGCTGGCCATTCACCTGTATCCTGAGCACCTGGCAACGCCCGATATGACATCACATGTGGAAACCCCTGGCGCGCATCGGCGACGGTGA
- a CDS encoding SAM-dependent methyltransferase, whose translation MDIPWIFNITESAHRIHNPFTPEKLATLGAALSLETGTRILDLGSGSGEMLCTWARDYGVIGTGIDMSQLFTEQAKLRADELGVADQVEFIHGDAAGYVSDEKAGVAACLGATWIGGGVVGTIELLAQSLRPGGIILIGEPYWRQLPPTEDVARGCLAGSISDFLLLPELLASFGHLGYDVVEMVLADQDSWDRYEAAKWLTMRRWLEANPDDEFAKDVRAKLTSEPERYAAYTREYLGWGVFALMTR comes from the coding sequence TTGGATATTCCGTGGATCTTCAACATCACCGAAAGTGCTCATCGGATCCATAACCCGTTCACACCCGAGAAGCTCGCCACTCTCGGCGCGGCGCTGAGTCTGGAAACGGGAACCCGAATACTCGACCTCGGCAGCGGTTCGGGGGAGATGCTGTGCACCTGGGCACGCGATTACGGAGTCATCGGCACCGGCATCGACATGAGCCAGTTGTTCACCGAACAAGCGAAACTCCGCGCTGACGAACTCGGTGTCGCCGATCAAGTCGAGTTCATCCATGGCGACGCTGCCGGCTACGTCTCTGACGAGAAGGCCGGTGTGGCAGCCTGCCTTGGTGCTACGTGGATCGGTGGGGGAGTCGTCGGCACCATCGAGCTTCTGGCGCAGAGCCTCCGCCCGGGAGGGATCATCCTCATCGGCGAACCCTACTGGCGGCAGTTACCGCCGACGGAAGATGTTGCCCGGGGGTGTCTTGCCGGCTCAATCTCCGACTTTCTCCTGCTTCCAGAACTTCTCGCGTCGTTCGGCCACCTCGGCTACGACGTCGTCGAAATGGTTTTGGCAGACCAAGACAGTTGGGACAGATACGAGGCGGCCAAGTGGCTCACCATGCGCCGATGGCTTGAAGCCAATCCCGACGACGAGTTCGCGAAAGATGTTCGAGCCAAACTAACCTCGGAACCCGAGCGCTACGCCGCTTACACGCGTGAATACCTGGGCTGGGGCGTGTTCGCGCTGATGACGCGGTGA
- a CDS encoding anion transporter — MPQIESPVEPTSSISEARISAGEQLFETWRKRLGAILALPAFVLTYLLCSGLRPEGRTLAAILTTVTVLWISETIPLPVTALLGTVLCVVLGAVPAESGKSPATMVLAHFGDPIIFVFIGGFMIARAMTVHGLDRRIALGVLSIPSVGSSPMKTMVGLGLVTAVISMWVSNSATTAMMLPIALGILRALHDVRVARGLAQGSMETSHWPFATGMMLMVAFGASIGGIGTPVGSPPNLIGIGLIRSALGIDIGFFRWMTLAVPLLLVMGVTLFTVLYLLHPPDQDADRTASNREGRTASITQGISTTDPGTHLLDYISSERRKLGSWTRGQVNTVIGFSVAVTLWVMPGILQLPWFAGIGWGRWMGAHLPESVVALGAAILLFLLPVNLSRWEFTLSWPEAVKIDWGTILLFGGGLALGSLMFKTGVAEALGNTLTGLLGVTSLWGLTGLSIALAIVISEAASNTASANMIIPVVIAIAQAAGINPLPPALGACLGASFGFMLPVSTPPNAIVYGSGLVALPKMVRAGVLFDIAGFFIIWGSLYLLHGVLGLL; from the coding sequence ATGCCACAGATAGAGTCGCCAGTTGAACCCACCTCGTCTATATCGGAAGCCCGTATCTCCGCCGGCGAGCAGCTATTCGAAACCTGGCGAAAACGGCTGGGCGCAATCCTTGCCCTCCCCGCGTTTGTCCTGACCTATCTTCTGTGCAGCGGCCTCAGGCCGGAAGGCCGGACGCTGGCAGCGATTCTTACGACCGTGACAGTGTTGTGGATCAGCGAGACCATCCCGCTCCCGGTAACGGCATTACTCGGTACGGTGCTGTGTGTCGTGCTAGGGGCGGTGCCGGCGGAGTCCGGCAAGTCGCCCGCCACCATGGTGTTGGCCCACTTCGGCGATCCGATCATCTTCGTATTCATCGGCGGGTTCATGATCGCGCGGGCAATGACGGTCCACGGACTTGACCGCCGTATCGCGTTGGGTGTCCTGTCGATCCCATCGGTCGGATCGTCTCCGATGAAAACCATGGTGGGCCTCGGATTAGTGACGGCCGTCATCTCTATGTGGGTCAGCAACAGCGCCACCACCGCCATGATGCTTCCGATTGCCTTGGGCATCCTGCGCGCGCTGCACGACGTACGCGTCGCCCGAGGGTTGGCGCAGGGTTCGATGGAGACGAGTCACTGGCCGTTCGCCACGGGCATGATGCTGATGGTGGCGTTCGGCGCGTCGATCGGCGGCATCGGAACCCCTGTCGGGTCGCCACCCAATCTGATCGGCATCGGGCTCATCCGTTCGGCACTAGGCATCGACATCGGTTTTTTCCGATGGATGACGTTAGCCGTCCCATTGCTCCTGGTGATGGGCGTGACGTTGTTTACGGTACTGTATCTGCTCCACCCTCCGGATCAGGACGCCGATCGGACAGCGTCCAATCGAGAAGGTCGCACAGCGTCCATCACCCAAGGCATCTCAACTACCGATCCTGGCACTCATTTGCTGGATTACATCAGTTCCGAACGTCGCAAACTCGGATCGTGGACGCGTGGGCAGGTCAACACGGTTATCGGATTCAGCGTGGCGGTGACACTGTGGGTCATGCCGGGCATCCTGCAACTACCCTGGTTTGCAGGAATCGGATGGGGCCGTTGGATGGGCGCGCACCTGCCGGAGTCGGTCGTCGCGCTCGGTGCTGCAATCCTCCTGTTCCTGCTTCCAGTCAATCTGTCGCGCTGGGAGTTCACGTTAAGCTGGCCTGAGGCGGTCAAGATCGACTGGGGTACCATCCTGCTGTTCGGCGGAGGGCTGGCGCTCGGCTCATTAATGTTTAAAACCGGCGTGGCCGAGGCGTTGGGCAATACCCTTACCGGATTACTCGGCGTGACGTCGCTCTGGGGGCTGACCGGTTTATCGATCGCGCTGGCGATTGTGATCTCCGAGGCCGCCAGCAACACCGCATCGGCGAATATGATTATCCCCGTCGTCATCGCGATCGCGCAGGCCGCCGGCATCAATCCGCTGCCGCCCGCTCTGGGGGCATGCCTCGGCGCCAGCTTTGGGTTCATGCTCCCCGTCTCGACCCCCCCCAACGCCATCGTATACGGCTCGGGTCTCGTCGCCCTGCCGAAGATGGTGCGCGCCGGTGTCCTGTTCGATATCGCAGGCTTCTTCATTATCTGGGGCAGCCTGTACCTGCTGCATGGCGTGCTGGGACTGCTGTGA
- a CDS encoding DUF1722 domain-containing protein has product MTETERSHAPIRIGISACLLGEPVRHDGGHKHDRFLTDTLGRFFEWVSICPEVEVGMGTPREAIHLLRNGSQIRLVGTRTRTDHTDTMRKYARHRIRQLSALDLSGFILKKNSPSCGLERVRVHDDKGPVTQTGRGLFAAELADQLPNLPIEEEGRLCEPRLRENWIERVFAYHRLQALWAARWRIGDLIALHTSHKLLLLAHSPRAYQELGRLVAAAKPPPRRDLREQYEREFMAALTTPATRGRHANVLQHMVGHFRRQLDDASRRELANAIDDYRRGLMPLIVPITLIAHYARLYDVTYLKGQAYLNPHPKELALRHHV; this is encoded by the coding sequence ATGACCGAGACTGAACGATCCCATGCGCCGATCCGTATCGGCATTTCCGCGTGCCTGTTGGGGGAACCGGTGCGCCACGACGGCGGCCACAAACATGATCGGTTCCTCACCGATACGCTCGGCCGGTTTTTCGAGTGGGTCTCGATCTGCCCCGAGGTCGAGGTGGGCATGGGTACGCCGCGCGAGGCGATCCATTTATTGCGGAATGGCAGTCAGATCCGGCTGGTCGGTACGCGGACCCGGACGGATCATACGGATACGATGCGGAAGTACGCGCGCCATCGGATCAGACAACTCTCCGCCCTCGATCTCAGCGGATTCATTCTCAAGAAGAATTCACCGAGTTGCGGGCTTGAGCGGGTCCGAGTTCATGATGACAAAGGGCCGGTGACGCAAACGGGCCGCGGCCTGTTCGCCGCGGAGCTCGCCGATCAGCTTCCGAACCTGCCGATCGAAGAGGAGGGTCGTCTCTGCGAGCCGCGACTGCGGGAGAATTGGATCGAGCGAGTCTTCGCATATCACCGCTTGCAGGCGCTGTGGGCGGCGCGATGGCGGATCGGCGACCTGATCGCATTGCACACATCGCATAAGCTCCTGTTGCTCGCACACTCGCCCCGCGCCTACCAGGAACTCGGCCGGCTTGTCGCTGCCGCAAAACCGCCACCGCGCCGCGACCTGCGCGAGCAGTACGAACGCGAGTTCATGGCAGCGCTGACGACACCGGCTACGCGCGGGCGACATGCCAACGTCCTGCAACACATGGTCGGCCATTTCCGCCGGCAACTCGACGACGCGTCACGCCGTGAGTTGGCCAACGCCATCGACGATTACCGTCGCGGCCTCATGCCGCTGATCGTCCCGATCACGCTCATCGCCCATTACGCTCGCCTGTATGATGTGACGTACCTCAAGGGGCAAGCGTATCTGAACCCGCATCCGAAGGAGCTGGCACTGCGACACCACGTGTGA